A window of the Lepus europaeus isolate LE1 chromosome 5, mLepTim1.pri, whole genome shotgun sequence genome harbors these coding sequences:
- the LSM10 gene encoding U7 snRNA-associated Sm-like protein LSm10 → MAVSHSVKERTISENSLIILLQGLQGRETTVDLRDESVAHGRIDNVDAFMNIRLAKVTYTDRWGHQVQLDDLFVTGRNVRYVHIPDDVNITATIEQQLQLIHRVRNFGSTGKGRREFPSKRHK, encoded by the coding sequence ATGGCAGTGAGCCACTCCGTGAAGGAGCGGACCATCTCCGAGAACAGCCTCATCATCCTCTTGCAAGGCCTCCAGGGCCGGGAGACCACGGTGGACCTGCGGGACGAGAGTGTGGCCCACGGACGCATAGACAACGTCGATGCCTTCATGAACATCCGCCTGGCCAAGGTCACCTACACGGACCGCTGGGGTCACCAGGTCCAGCTGGATGACCTGTTTGTGACAGGCCGTAACGTCCGCTATGTGCATATCCCCGATGACGTGAACATCACCGCGACCATcgagcagcagctgcagctcaTCCATCGGGTGCGCAACTTCGGCAGCACAGGCAAAGGCCGCCGGGAGTTCCCCTCCAAACGCCATAAGTGA